The Kineothrix sp. MB12-C1 genome includes a window with the following:
- a CDS encoding FtsW/RodA/SpoVE family cell cycle protein has protein sequence MELYITELSKYVIALLMALYTYECFAVFRYRDEEARSGIYTRQNLLMLSIHFSCFMAICFETGEMSYLIFYAFQQIVLFATVVLFHLIYPKANRLIVNNMCMLLSIGFVILTRISYEKAVKQFMIVAFSLVVAMLIPFFVHKLKFLKNLTWIYALFGIGALGIVLILGSATYGSKISYSIGGVTFQPSEFVKIIFVFFVASALYEASSFFEVFTTAVVAGIHVIVLVISKDLGSALIFFIVYVFMVFVATKNPLYLLAGGIGGAGAAFIAYKVFTHVQVRVQAWSDPWSQIDSGGFQITQSLFAIGSGGWFGLGLFQGTPESIPFVEVDFIFSAIAEELGIVFSMCMILICISCFLMFMNISMNLEDRFYQLIAFGLGVTYIFQVFLTIGGGSKFIPLTGVTLPLISYGGSSVLTTLIMFAIIEGLCMIKRDEERENRKARKKKKQKVTYFEDLDENEEE, from the coding sequence ATGGAATTATATATAACGGAATTATCCAAATATGTCATTGCACTTCTGATGGCCTTATACACATATGAATGCTTTGCGGTATTCCGGTATCGGGATGAGGAAGCGCGAAGCGGTATTTATACAAGACAGAATCTTTTGATGCTAAGTATTCACTTCTCCTGTTTTATGGCTATTTGCTTCGAAACGGGAGAGATGAGTTATTTGATTTTTTATGCTTTTCAGCAGATTGTATTGTTTGCGACAGTCGTTCTCTTTCATTTGATTTATCCGAAAGCAAACCGATTAATCGTTAACAATATGTGCATGCTTTTAAGTATTGGTTTTGTCATTTTAACGAGAATTTCTTATGAAAAAGCGGTAAAACAATTTATGATTGTAGCATTTTCCCTTGTGGTTGCTATGCTCATTCCTTTTTTTGTTCATAAGTTGAAGTTTTTGAAGAACTTAACATGGATCTATGCACTGTTCGGCATTGGAGCGCTCGGTATAGTACTTATCTTAGGCTCGGCCACATACGGATCGAAGATATCGTATTCTATCGGTGGTGTGACGTTTCAGCCATCAGAATTTGTGAAGATTATTTTTGTATTTTTTGTAGCGAGCGCATTGTATGAAGCATCTTCTTTTTTTGAAGTATTCACGACAGCCGTAGTGGCAGGAATTCATGTAATTGTGCTGGTTATATCGAAAGATTTAGGGAGTGCTCTTATCTTTTTTATTGTATATGTATTTATGGTATTCGTAGCGACGAAGAATCCGCTCTATCTTTTGGCAGGAGGAATAGGGGGAGCGGGTGCTGCTTTCATCGCTTATAAGGTGTTTACCCATGTTCAAGTGAGAGTGCAGGCATGGAGTGACCCGTGGAGTCAGATTGACTCAGGCGGTTTTCAGATTACACAATCGCTGTTCGCTATCGGAAGCGGCGGCTGGTTCGGGCTTGGATTATTTCAGGGAACGCCGGAATCGATTCCTTTTGTGGAGGTTGATTTTATTTTCTCAGCAATTGCCGAAGAACTCGGTATTGTATTTTCTATGTGTATGATTCTCATATGCATAAGTTGTTTTCTTATGTTTATGAATATATCCATGAATCTTGAAGATCGATTTTATCAATTGATTGCTTTTGGCCTTGGAGTGACTTATATTTTTCAGGTATTTCTTACGATTGGTGGAGGAAGCAAGTTCATTCCGTTGACCGGCGTTACGTTACCGCTAATCAGTTATGGTGGAAGTTCTGTCTTAACGACATTGATTATGTTTGCCATTATTGAAGGGCTATGTATGATCAAGCGAGATGAGGAGAGGGAGAATCGGAAGGCGCGAAAAAAGAAAAAGCAGAAAGTGACTTATTTCGAGGATTTGGATGAGAACGAAGAAGAATAA
- a CDS encoding peptidase U32 family protein has protein sequence MKKVELLAPAGNYECFLGAIHAGADAVYLGGNKFGARAYADNFSREDIISAIKYAHVYGSKVYLTLNTLVKEEEFGEIYDYLSPLYLAGLDAVIVQDMGVFHAIGRWFPDLELHISTQMSVTGSYGASYLKKLGAKRIVPARELSLAEIKKIKDTVDIEIETFVHGAVCYCYSGQCLFSSILGGRSGNRGRCAQPCRLPYEVELKEGKKRQDGKTYPLSAKDMCSIELVPELIEAGIDSFKIEGRMKSPEYVAGVTSLYRKYIDKYYAEDLEGFQVDKADMDKLRSLYIRSEISEGYYHKHNGRDMITLDNPSYRGQDEAVLQEIRQEYLEGDFRLPIIGKAVLYKNRPARFTVTYKDIEAVSYGNVVDKAQKQPLTEDGVKKQLIKSGNTAFFFEHMDIDMESDIFIPVKALNELRRTACEELEEKIRERNELAYRNRPQSTQDIKAIRDIKAVGDSFEKEDTTSAQPKTENRKAETKLHAFVQNKGQLQAVRGSEVARIYLSSDLFMEEDSIKLLENFKKDVEIYLALPYVIRDYDTLFLNQMERLLQENPFTGVLIRNQEQLQWLQEISWKKGIVSDANLYIWNKEAYDAYMDVCQERYLPYELNFKETARLIDTVGNENLSQIVYGRIPMMITANCITKTMGRCRKGLAGAETAHEDIADFLRDRYRKEFPVYCNCRHCYNIIYNSVPMSLHNGLTKLEGLGISSFRLDFTTETKEETKDILTFYEEFVKGRKKGQLQPPFMEFTNGHFNRGVE, from the coding sequence ATGAAAAAAGTAGAACTATTGGCACCGGCAGGCAATTATGAATGCTTTCTCGGCGCGATACATGCCGGAGCGGATGCGGTCTATTTAGGCGGCAATAAGTTCGGTGCAAGGGCTTATGCGGATAACTTTTCCAGGGAGGATATTATCAGCGCAATAAAATATGCTCATGTATATGGAAGCAAAGTGTATCTAACTTTAAATACATTAGTAAAAGAAGAGGAGTTCGGTGAAATATATGATTATCTGTCTCCTCTTTATCTTGCAGGATTGGATGCCGTAATCGTTCAGGATATGGGAGTCTTTCATGCGATCGGAAGGTGGTTTCCCGATCTGGAACTCCATATCAGTACGCAGATGAGCGTGACGGGTTCCTATGGTGCCTCCTATTTAAAGAAATTGGGAGCGAAAAGGATTGTTCCGGCAAGGGAACTGTCTTTGGCGGAAATTAAGAAAATAAAAGATACGGTGGACATTGAGATAGAAACCTTTGTCCATGGAGCTGTCTGTTATTGTTATTCAGGACAATGTTTGTTCAGCAGTATCTTAGGGGGAAGGAGCGGTAATAGAGGAAGATGCGCACAACCCTGTCGCCTGCCCTATGAAGTGGAATTAAAAGAAGGCAAAAAGAGGCAGGATGGAAAGACGTATCCCCTCAGCGCAAAAGATATGTGCAGCATAGAACTTGTCCCGGAGTTGATTGAAGCAGGAATTGATTCCTTTAAAATAGAAGGAAGAATGAAAAGCCCCGAGTATGTGGCAGGAGTAACTTCACTTTATCGTAAATATATTGATAAATATTATGCGGAAGACTTAGAAGGATTTCAAGTGGATAAAGCCGACATGGATAAGTTACGCAGTTTGTATATCCGAAGCGAAATTAGTGAAGGATATTATCATAAGCATAATGGCAGGGATATGATAACTTTGGATAATCCCAGCTATCGGGGGCAGGATGAGGCTGTATTGCAGGAGATCAGGCAGGAATATTTAGAAGGCGATTTCAGGCTTCCTATCATAGGGAAAGCAGTGTTATACAAGAATCGACCGGCTCGTTTTACGGTTACTTATAAAGATATAGAGGCTGTTAGTTATGGAAATGTGGTAGATAAGGCTCAAAAGCAGCCTTTAACCGAAGATGGTGTTAAAAAGCAACTCATAAAAAGCGGAAATACAGCTTTTTTCTTTGAGCATATGGATATCGACATGGAGTCCGATATTTTTATTCCGGTAAAGGCCCTTAATGAATTAAGGCGCACAGCCTGTGAGGAACTGGAAGAGAAAATAAGAGAAAGAAATGAGCTTGCTTATAGGAATAGGCCGCAGAGTACACAGGATATCAAAGCTATCAGGGATATCAAAGCTGTCGGAGATAGCTTTGAGAAAGAGGACACGACTTCAGCGCAACCCAAAACTGAAAATAGGAAAGCAGAAACAAAGTTGCACGCCTTTGTGCAAAATAAAGGGCAGCTTCAGGCGGTAAGGGGGAGCGAAGTGGCAAGAATCTATCTTTCTTCCGACTTATTTATGGAAGAGGATTCCATAAAACTTCTTGAAAATTTCAAAAAAGATGTGGAAATTTATTTGGCTTTGCCTTATGTTATAAGAGATTACGATACTCTATTTCTAAATCAAATGGAAAGATTGCTGCAAGAAAATCCGTTTACAGGAGTATTGATCCGTAATCAGGAGCAACTTCAATGGTTGCAGGAGATTTCATGGAAAAAAGGAATTGTTTCAGATGCTAACTTATACATTTGGAATAAGGAAGCTTATGATGCTTACATGGATGTCTGTCAGGAAAGATATCTTCCTTATGAACTGAACTTTAAAGAGACGGCAAGGCTTATAGATACAGTGGGAAATGAAAATCTGTCGCAGATTGTTTACGGTAGGATTCCGATGATGATAACTGCCAACTGCATTACCAAAACGATGGGACGCTGCAGGAAGGGACTGGCGGGAGCGGAGACTGCGCATGAGGATATTGCCGATTTCCTAAGGGATAGATATCGTAAAGAATTTCCTGTTTATTGTAACTGCAGACACTGTTATAATATAATTTATAATTCAGTGCCGATGTCATTACACAATGGACTTACTAAACTGGAAGGTCTTGGAATCTCATCGTTTCGTTTGGATTTTACGACAGAAACAAAGGAAGAGACGAAAGATATTCTCACTTTTTATGAAGAGTTTGTAAAGGGAAGGAAAAAAGGGCAATTACAGCCTCCTTTTATGGAATTTACAAATGGGCATTTCAATCGAGGGGTAGAATAA
- the zapA gene encoding cell division protein ZapA has translation MSTKTDTEVIIGGKVFTLSGYESEEYLQRVASYINNKMIEYGKVDSFRRQPSDTQNVLLQLNIADDYFKAKKQISLLEEEIQSKEKELYDLKHELITSQMKLENTEKNVKGLQAEINESAKKMIRMEMELKEAKK, from the coding sequence ATGTCAACAAAAACGGATACGGAAGTGATTATCGGCGGCAAGGTATTCACGCTAAGCGGTTATGAAAGTGAAGAGTATTTACAGCGGGTAGCATCCTATATTAATAATAAAATGATAGAATATGGTAAAGTTGACAGCTTCAGAAGACAGCCTTCCGACACCCAGAATGTGTTGTTGCAGCTTAACATTGCCGACGATTACTTTAAGGCTAAGAAGCAAATCAGCCTTTTAGAAGAAGAGATTCAGAGCAAGGAAAAGGAACTATATGATTTGAAACACGAGTTGATTACTTCGCAGATGAAATTGGAAAATACAGAGAAGAATGTAAAAGGTCTGCAAGCAGAAATCAATGAGAGTGCCAAGAAGATGATTCGTATGGAAATGGAACTGAAGGAAGCGAAAAAGTAA